A stretch of the Capsicum annuum cultivar UCD-10X-F1 chromosome 8, UCD10Xv1.1, whole genome shotgun sequence genome encodes the following:
- the LOC107839381 gene encoding protein FAR1-RELATED SEQUENCE 3: MNSEVTDIVGQKRQKSGERVSESNQNPKQGLPDNLAERDSTIEVDDGEEKPYVGMEFQTEEAAKNFFEAYAMRVGFSIHVGQFSRAKPNGPIITWDFSCSREVFRSRNIESCNAMLRIEKKSSDSWVVTKFVEDHNHSMVNPRKVNYLRPRKHVAGASKTVGEVPGAPTVVMVPPVVIPVDGNHVFVSSNEGVKDASAVESNRVTKNFSPAIPLMFIQPCSRKRTLGRDAHNLLDYFKKMQAENPGFYYAIQLDDENRMTNAFWADARSRISYRHFGDAVIFDTMYRPNLFQVPFAPFTGVNHHGQMVLFGCGLLLDESESSFTWLFRTWLSAMNNRPPVSITTDQDRAIKTAVNVVLPSTRHCICKWHILREGQERLAHVYMAHPSFYGELYSCINYSETIEDFESSWVSVLDKYKLGKNEWLQAVYNARDQWAPVYFRDSFFAALPSNQGVTSFFDGYVNQQTTLPMFFKQYERALESSLEREIASDFDTNCTTPMLRTPSPMEQQAANLFTKIVFAKFQEELVETFAHTANKIDGDETRSKFRVAKYEQDDKAYIVMLNFAEMKASCSCQMFEYSGILCRHILTVFTVTNVLKVPSHYILKRWTRNAKVGQGSDEEDIVKQGINSLTSRFNHLCVEALRYAEEGAVSVESYDAAVSALRDGLRKISIVAKNVARPLTSQGSGSTQDESIKSTPATSDTAPSLWTWQDAMPHHFNLNDGGLTAGDLNQPTMTPVAINHDGGLADNVVVCTCFKSMTWVIENKSQASKVAVINLKLQDYGKNPAGETEVQFRLTRVTLEPMLKSMAYISQQLSLPANRVAVINLKLQDTKTPSGETEVKFQVSRDTLGSMLRSMAYIREQL, encoded by the exons ATGAATTCCGAAGTGACTGATATAGTAGGGCAGAAGAGGCAAAAAAGTGGGGAAAGAGTTTCTGAATCAAATCAGAATCCCAAACAGGGTTTGCCTGACAATCTTGCTGAAAGAGATTCTACCATTGAGGTTGATGATGGGGAAGAGAAGCCATATGTGGGAATGGAGTTTCAAACAGAAGAAGCAGCAAAGAATTTTTTTGAAGCATATGCTATGCGTGTGGGATTTAGCATACATGTTGGTCAGTTCAGCCGAGCTAAGCCTAATGGACCTATCATTACTTGGGATTTTTCTTGTTCTAGAGAAGTTTTCAGAAGTAGGAATATAGAAAGTTGCAATGCTATGCTTCGCATAGAGAAGAAGAGCTCAGATAGTTGGGTTGTGACTAAATTTGTTGAGGATCATAATCATTCAATGGTGAATCCCCGCAAGGTGAATTACCTTCGACCTCGTAAACATGTGGCTGGAGCTTCCAAGACTGTTGGAGAGGTACCGGGAGCTCCAACTGTTGTTATGGTTCCACCAGTTGTGATTCCAGTGGATGGAAATCATGTATTTGTCAGTTCGAATGAAGGTGTTAAGGATGCTTCTGCTGTGGAGTCAAATCGTGTGACCAAGAACTTTAGCCCTGCCATACCATTAATGTTTATTCAGCCTTGCAGCCGAAAGAGAACTCTTGGAAGAGATGCCCATAATCTTCTTGACTATTTCAAAAAAATGCAAGCGGAAAATCCTGGTTTCTACTATGCTATTCAACTTGATGATGAAAACCGCATGACGAATGCTTTTTGGGCTGATGCAAGATCAAGGATATCTTATAGGCACTTTGGCGATGCTGTTATTTTTGATACAATGTATAGACCAAATCTGTTCCAGGTTCCGTTTGCTCCATTCACTGGTGTAAATCATCATGGGCAAATGGTTTTGTTTGGCTGTGGATTACTCTTAGATGAGTCCGAGTCTTCCTTTACTTGGCTTTTCCGGACCTGGCTATCTGCAATGAATAACCGCCCTCCAGTTTCAATTACAACCGACCAGGATAGAGCTATTAAGACAGCAGTCAACGTAGTATTACCGAGTACTCGTCATTGCATCTGTAAGTGGCATATCTTACGAGAAGGGCAGGAAAGATTGGCTCACGTATATATGGCTCATCCTTCATTTTATGGGGAGCTATATAGCTGCATTAACTATTCTGAGACAATTGAGGATTTCGAATCATCATGGGTCTCTGTACTTGATAAATATAAGCTGGGAAAAAATGAGTGGCTTCAAGCTGTATATAATGCTCGCGACCAGTGGGCTCCAGTGTATTTTCGAGATTCTTTCTTTGCTGCACTTCCCTCAAACCAGGGTGTAACTTCTTTTTTTGATGGATATGTGAATCAGCAGACAACTCTACCAATGTTCTTTAAGCAGTATGAAAGAGCTTTAGAAAGTTCCCTTGAAAGGGAAATTGCATCTGACTTTGATACAAATTGCACCACACCAATGCTAAGGACCCCATCTCCAATGGAACAGCAAGCAGCTAATCTTTTCACCAAAATAGTTTTTGCAAAGTTTCAAGAGGAACTAGTTGAAACTTTTGCCCACACTGCCAATAAGATTGATGGTGATGAGACTCGAAGCAAATTTAGGGTCGCAAAATATGAACAGGATGACAAGGCATACATTGTCATGTTGAATTTTGCCGAGATGAAAGCAAGTTGCAGCTGTCAGATGTTTGAGTATTCGGGCATCTTATGTAGACACATTTTAACCGTTTTCACAGTGACTAATGTTCTCAAAGTTCCATCTCATTATATACTTAAGAGGTGGACAAGGAATGCAAAAGTTGGACAAGGATCGGATGAAGAAGACATTGTAAAACAAGGAATTAATTCGCTCACTTCACGTTTCAATCATCTATGTGTGGAAGCTTTACGATATGCAGAAGAAGGGGCAGTTTCTGTGGAGAGCTATGATGCAGCGGTTAGTGCTCTGAGAGATGGGTTGAGGAAGATTTCTATTGTTGCGAAAAATGTTGCCAGGCCTCTTACCTCACAGGGAAGTGGAAGTACTCAGGATGAGAGCATAAAAAGTACTCCAGCTACTTCTGATACTGCGCCATCTTTATGGACTTGGCAAGATGCAATGCCTCATCATTTTAACCTTAATGATGGCGGTTTAACTGCTGGTGATTTAAATCAGCCCACTATGACACCTGTGGCTATAAATCATGATGGTGGCCTTGCTGATAATGTG GTTGTTTGTACTTGTTTTAAGTCTATGACATGGGTGATTGAAAACAAAAGTCAAGCAAGTAAAGTGGCTGTCATCAATTTGAAG TTGCAAGATTATGGCAAGAACCCAGCAGGGGAAACAGAAGTTCAGTTTAGACTTACAAGAGTCACTCTGGAGCCAATGCTGAAATCCATGGCATACATAAGTCAACAACTTTCTCTGCCGGCAAATAGAGTAGCTGTTATTAATTTAAAG CTTCAAGATACTAAGACACCTTCCGGAGAGACTGAAGTGAAATTTCAAGTTTCAAGGGATACTCTAGGATCAATGTTGAGATCGATGGCTTACATTCGTGAACAACTTTGA